The Paenibacillus dendritiformis region TGTCCGGTATCAAGGGACCGACATCCATCAGCTGTCCCGCACAGATATGCGCCGGCTGCGCCCCGAGCTGCAATTCATCTTCCAGGATCCGTACAGCTCGCTGAATCCGCGGATGCACATCGGCGATGCAATCGGCGAGGCGCTTCTGCAGCACGGGCTGGCCGGCAAGGAAGAAATCCGTGACCGGGTGGAGGACATCCTGTCCGTCTGCGGCATGGCGGCCTATCACTATGATCGGTATCCCCATGAATTTTCCGGGGGACAGCGCCAGCGAATCGGCATCGCCCGGGCTATCATCCTCCAGCCCCGCTTTATTGTCGCTGACGAGCCGGTATCCGCGCTGGATGTATCCATTCAGGCGCAGATTATCAATCTGTTCCGCCAGCTGCAGGAAGAGAGAGGGCTGACCTATCTGTTCATCTCGCATGACCTGAGCGTCGTCGAGCATTTATGCTCCCGGATCGGCGTCATGTATTTGGGCTCGCTTGTCGAGCTTGCCCCGCGGGACGAACTGTTCCGCCAGCCGCTCCATCCGTATACCCAGGCGCTGCTGTCGGCCATCCCGATCCCCGATCCGAAGCGCAAACGATCGCGGATCGTGCTCCGCGGCGACATCCCGAGCCCGGTCAATCCCCCGTCCGGCTGCAAATTCCACACCCGCTGCCCAGCGGCCAAGGACATTTGCCGTCAGGAGGCCCCTCTCTTCCGGGAAGTGGGCAGCCAGCATTATGCAGCATGCCACCTCATCTGAGTTGACAGAGGGAAAGAGGGGGGATCCCCCTCCCTTTTCTGTCCTCCAATTGTGGAATATGAGAAAGAATGTCTTTCAAATAGTGGACACTTTTTTAAGAGAGAGACCTATTCTATCTTGGCGTCACGCCCCTATATGTATTGTTATTATTTTATTAAACCACTATATATGGACATCCATCCCTGCAAAAGAATATCCCCCTCCTTGTCTACCTTTGTATAGACAAATTCGCCAGTTGTCCATTCTGAATGTACAAAAAATCATCTAACCTTACGTCATAAGCAAGCATACATCAGCCCTTATGTTCATTCTTCACTGCAACCTTATTGACGAACCGCGCTGCATCAGATTGATGACCCCGCTCCGTTCAGCCGGCCTCAGACCGCCCCAATATTTCTAATGAGCTCACCCAAACTCTTCAGGATGATCTCACTTGCACTCTCCAGAATGATCTCACGTGCACTCTTCAGAATGCAGTTACCTATATTCTCAGAATGATCTTGCCTACGCTCTCAGAATGATCTCACCTGGACTCTTCAGAATGCAGTTACCTATATTCTCAGAATGATCTTGCCTACGCTCTCAGAATGATCTCACCTGGACTCTTCAGAATGATCTTGCCTACGCTCTCAGAATGATCTCACCTGGACTCTTCAGAATGATCTTGCCTGCGCTCTTAGGATAGTCTCACCTGGACTCCCCAGACATGATTTCACCTGTACCTTAAGAAGGCTCTCATCTGCATAAATTGAGAAAAATATGTCTATCCGCATTTCATCTGGTCAAGTTCAGCAATGAAACTGAAATACCGTACCGGCCACCGAAAAGCGATCCCCGCTCTGCAAGGGGTACAGCTGATAGGGAATGATCGGCTCCCCCTCCAGCTCGGTTCCGTTGCGCGATCCGAGATCGCGGATCGCCACGGCGCCGTCGTCGGCCTGAACCAGCTCGCAGTGATGCTTCGATACGCCCGCGCCGGCTTCACGCCACTGCACCCCTTGTTCCGATCGGCCAATCACGAAGGGAAAGGCCAGGGGAATTCGTTCAACAGCGGCTGCCGCTTCCTTCGGAATGCCTATCCCTCCGGCTCCCGCGCTTCCGCCCAGCCCTCCAAACCCGCAAAACCGCTGCAAATAAGGCGTGCACCATCCCCCTTCTCGCAAGTCCGTATGGGGCCTTTGTCCAAGGACGACCGTCGCTTCGGAGCTGGAACTGTCGAGCACGGTTGTATGCATAGGCAGATCAGCGTAGAAGGAATCCATCCGCGAGCCAACAGGCGTTGAAAATTCGTTCCCCAATCCCTGCAGGAAGCCGGAATATTCCCTTGAGTGGCTATCACGTTCCACTGAGGGGCGAACGGCATCCGGCGCAGCGCGGCGAACGGCATGCCCCCCAGCCAAGCGTACGGCATCTGCCCCAGCCGGGTGAACGGCATCCGCCGCTGCCGGTTCGCCCCCTGCCTGGAGCTCCAGCTTCATCCATTCCGGCCGCAGCAGCTCATCCCCGGAGTGAGCCTGCCTAGGGGAGGGAGCTTTCGTTCCTTCGGCCGAAGATGGAGCGTCGCTCTCCCTGCGGGCGAGCATTCCCGGAATGCGGGGTAACATTCCCGAGATCCAGGCGGCCCCCAATGCAACGGCCCCTATGCTGATTCCAACCGAGATAAGCAGCGTATTCAAACCTGGATTATCCATATAGATATATCTCCAGGCCAGCGCAGCCGTTACGATGGCGGCGCCTCCCGCCGCATAATAGCTTTTGCCGGAAGGCGTTCCCCTGGTCTCCGGAACGGTATTCTCGTCCTCTCCCCGGATCGTCTCGGCACCTCCCGGGACCGGGACGCCTGCGGCAGCCAGGAAAGATCCGGAAGCGGCCAGTCCATGAAGGGGACCGGATTGTTCATTATCACCCTCCGGCTTTTTCGAGCAATCGAGGCTTGCATCAGGCAGAGACAAGCTTACCATCCCCTCGGGAAGCCGTTGGCTGACCGGGCGTTCTTCTCCCATCCCGCTTGTTCCGGCAATGAGGGAGTTTAGCAGCTTCCGCACATCGGCAAGGGAATGATCCTCCTGGGATAAGCATTGAACCAGCCGTTGGAATCCGTCCCCAGTCCACTGGGCAACATGGGTGGACAGCAAAATGCCCAGCCTGCGCAGACCGTCCATGCCCGCCCGCGGCTGCAGCGGTTCCAGCAGCGGCAAGTAGGCGACATGCAATCCTCCGTCCGCGGCTTGTTCGTCGACAAACACGCATTCCTCATGGAGAAGCACATGATCCGGATGAAGCATATAGGCCCGGCAATTCTCCAAAATGCGGACCAACTGGAGCATCCACTCGAAATATTGGTTCGAAGTCATTCGCATGCTCCTTAGAGCCTGCTTGAGCATTCGTTTGCCGCTGATATCATAAATAAAGGAGAGCTCCAAATCGACTTCGCGGATGTCAAGGCGAAGAAAATGCGGCACCCGGTTATAGGCCAGCATTTTGGCTTGATGCGGATCCAGCGCTTCGGATGGAACGGGATTATCGCGGGTCAGCAGCAGGCCCATTCTTTCTTCCTGAATAAATTGAACCCGGTAACCGTAAATGAGACTCACGCTCCTTCCTGTTCGAATGGGTCATCACGCGGGGGAGATCACGGCCAAGTATGCGGTCACCGCTCCCGGCAGCACGGCCCACATGAAAGGAAAGGTGGCTTGCCTCCCCGCTTCCGCCTGAACGGGCGCGAAGGAGCGTTGCAGCCAGCCGCTCATCAGCGCTGACCACCAGCCGCGAATTCTCCCGCTGCGCCCGCATATCAAAATGCATGCCGCAATGAGCCCGCCATACAAAATCGAAAAGATAAAGACCTGCCAAGTCAAATACATTCCCGTCAGCGCGCCAATGGCTGCAAACAGCTTCACGTCCCCGGCCCCGACGCCCTTCATGATGTACAACACCAGCATGATTCCGAACCCGCATCCCGCTCCGAGAGCGCTAAAAGCAAGCCCCTGCCATCCGTTTGCAACACCGTGAATCATAAATCCGGCGGCAGCGGCAAGCATCGTCAGCCGATTCGGTATTTTATGTGTCCGCACATCGGCAGCAAACGCGGCGAGCAGCAGCACCCCGCATGTCCATATCGCACCGTTCATCGCGTTCATTGCTTTCTCCCTTCTATCATCCGCTTCAGTCCGTTTCCGGTTGGGACCCGTTATTTGACCTCAAAGGCCCGTTCAGCGCTTCGCCCGTCCTCCTTCTTCACGGCCAGCCTCCATGTTCCTGAGGTCGTATTGCCCGAGACATGCCATTCCCACGTAACAACGCCATCCGCGTCGGCGGTTGCCCAGCCGACATGCTTCGCCTGGCTCTTGCCGCTCTTGTAATACACGACCAATTCCACCCGTTCATTCGGCTCCGCCTTGGCGGTAAGCCGCGCTTTTCTGCCGGGAAGGAGCGGATTGGGCGTCAGGTCCACCAAGGACGGAGCCGGCTTGTCCGACGAATCGTCGCCCGAATCAGACGGGGCCGGCCCGTCTCCGACCCAGACTCGCTCCACGGCTCGAGCGGACAACGTCAGCGTCGTGTTCAGAAACGGAACGCGCATGGGCAAGTCATAGGCAACCTCGATCGCGAAGTAAGGATCGGTCTTCTTATCCAGATCCGGCAGCTTCACATGCGTGACCCGGATCCGGTCCTCTCTCAACACGCCTTGGACGCCGTACCGGACAAGCAATGGCTTGATAACCGTCTCGGCGAGGCGAGCCTGGCCCCATTCCCCTGCCGCCTCCGCCTGCCGGGCAGCCCACTCCGTGCCGTCCTGCACCCAATCGCTGACAGGCTTCGGCAGCTCGCTCCCGAATGATCGGCCGAATTCCTGCACTGCCATCTTCATTCTCTGGGCTGGAGGCTGCCATTTGCCCGGCTTTCCCGAAACATCTCCATCCCCACCAGCGGACTGAACGGCCAGCAGACTGACAGGATACAAATGGGCGGACACCTGCTTCACCGCATTCATGGCAGCTGATTGCAAAGACGTCGTGATGACGGCGGCCTGAATCATGAACACGAAGAACATGAATACGAGCAGCACCATCGGCAGAAGCAAAGCCGCTTCAATCGTGATGCTTCCGCGCCTGTCACCGAACAGGCTCCGGGGCGGAATCCGGCAGGCTCGCGGTCGAAATGCCGGGTGGATTCTGCTGTTAATAGGAGAATACCGAGCACTTGACCGCGTAATAACGTCCATTCTCGATCTCACCGTCCCATAGTCCGGCATGACCCAGCAGCTTCATCAATCCCGGCAGGAACCAAAGCGGCGTGCTGAGACGGACTTCCGTCTCGCCATATGTCCCCCTCAGGGCCGGATCGATTCCGGTATTATAGTGAATCAGCGCCAGCATCCGCTTCAGCATTCCTTCCCGGCTTCCATGAGCCAGCATGAACAGGCGAAGGTGATCGGCATAGTTCAGCTTCACCGCCGGCAAATAACGCGAGATCGGAATCTCGTTCTTCGTAACGAGCAGAAGCATATCCTGGACCGCTTGCTGAATGCCGTAGAGAATCGCTGACGCCAGGATAAGCAGCGGGTGTCCGAGCTTGCCGAATTCCACGAATCCTTCCATCGTGCGTATGGCGAGGCGCATCGTAAAAATCTCTCCATAGGCGGCCGCAATATTGCCGACAGGATTATGAAAGCCGTACAGAATATACTCGAGCTCCTGGTTGACAATACCCAGCGACTTCACGACCTCCTCTCCCGGATTCCCTGAATCCAGCAATGATTTCAATTGCCGCGGGTCATAGGAGGTGAAGTACATATAGGCATATTCGTTCCGGTACAGACGATCGCGCAGCGACAATAACCCGTCTGCCGCTTGATCATACAGCGTCGTAACGGAATCCATGGACTGCTTGCTCTCCTCGACGGCATGGTCGCCGGCCGATCGCTCCGCAGGCGCTTCGGTTGACGATTGGTTATGCGCATCAATCGCTTCCATCTTGCTGCGGACATCATCGAAAGCAGCCTGGTGCTCCTGCAATTTGCTTTTCAGCTCAGACAGCGAAGAGAGCAAGTTTTTAGCTTTTTCCAATTCCTTGTCCGCTTCCTTCTCTACCCGTTTGCGCTCCTTGTCCTTTCCTTGGTGATTGGTCATTGCTTCCTCTCTCCGCTCGATATAGCTGCCGGCCGTGTGGATAAACTCGGAATCATATGTTTGGTAGGCCTCCAGCAGATCTCTTGCCTTATTCTTCAACGTAGAAGCAGAGGTGGAGTAAGCGGATATGCTACCCGCCAAGTGTTGGAAGACGGAGGCAGCGTTATCGATCTTCGACATGAGCGCTTGCTGGCGATCGATCTCTCGGCTCCATTCCTTGAAGAAAAAATCAGGCATAACCAATTGCTCGGCAGAAGCATTAATTTCGTTGATGGCATCTTCAACCTGCTGGCCATTCTCCATTGTTCCCCCATCCGGGATATCTGACTGGCCTACCTTGTCATAGCCGGCATAGTCTGGGCTGGAACGCACCTCTTCGATGACCCGCTTCATCTCTTCGTTGAAGTGCCTGGCTTCCTTCAGATGCGATTCGGCTTCGCGGAGCCAGCTGTCATGATTCCCGTTATGCAGGGAGACGGCCCGCTTCAATCTCGATGCATGCTCGCGCGAGTCGGCCTCGTAACGATCCGTATCGTCCCGATGCTGCGGATCCTCGTCCTCTCCCCTGCGGTCATCTTCACGCTTCTTCTCGGCATAATCGGCATATTGGGCGGCAATATCTGCCGCTGATCGGATCGAGCCGAGGGGACGATCCTCCATCCTATCGTGTCGATGGACCGCGATTCCCTTGTCAATCCCCGAGCGGTCCAGCTCATCGCGGGACTTTGTCTGAAGCTTCAAGACAGCCAACAGCTCCTTGTCCCTCCGATCGACCAGCTTCTGCAGCTTCGCCAGCAGCTCTGTCGTCTGGGCCGCTTCCTTCAACGCTCCTGCCATCGGCTTCAGCTTGCCGGACAGCTCGAACACAAATTGTACCGGCGCCTTGTATTTCATATCCTCCAAAATCTGTCGTTCTATCTCATCATAGTCCGCAAGCGGGCGGGTGACCGACGTCGAATGACTGTCCAGCAGCAGAGGAACCCAAGGAAATACGCCTGTCGATCGCAGCTGATGTTGATCCTGCATCACATAGTCCAAGATATGCGCCGGATCGGTTGCTCCGTATGCGAATAATTGGTATCTCTCCTGCAGCTCCGGCTCATAGGCGGACATGACCGAGCGGATGCCTGCCCGGGCCAACGCCTCGATGCGCCACTCCGCCGCCGCGATGCGGGCATAGTCAATGAACACTGATGTGAAGAAGAACATGGCAGCCACAATAAATACAAGCAATATCGACACCGATCCGTCCTTTGCCTTAAAAATCCGCTTTGCCCATCGGTTCAGACGATTGCGATTCACAGGCAGCACTCCCCTCTGCTCGTCATGACGGTCCCGCAGTCTGTCCCGCCGCTTTCTTCAATATGCCTTCCGCTTCCTCCGTCGGAACGCCTTGTCCTTTCCATTCCTTCAGCTTCGTTGCCATGTACCGCGCGAACTCCACCGCACGAATGAACTCTGGCGGCTCCACAATGGCCGATGCGGCCTGCCCCTCATTCGAGATCTCTCTTCCCGCTATGTTCCGGAACATCGCCTGATAGAGGGGCTTGTCCAAAAACGCGGTAATTCTGCGATCCAGCAAGCCGTTCTCATAGCTCATCTTCCCGTGAAAGGCGTCAGGCACCAGCCTGGCTGCCCGCATCAGCTTCCGTTCGGGAAGAGAGCTGCCGGCGCTGGCGGCAGGCAGCTTCACCGTATGGTTCTCTCCGCCGAAGCCTCCCCCGAACACCTTATCCAACAGCCGATCGTCGAGCAGGCGCCAATACATTCCGTCATGCTGTCCTGTGTCATAGGCGCCGGTTACTGCCTCCTTGTGGCTGTTGTCCCAGAAGGCCGCCGCCCGTTCCGCGGCCAGCGCCGCGGCATGCGAGCTCAGCACCGTCTGATAGATGAGCATGCCGAAGAATAGGATCGCCAGCGTACAGTAGAAGATAACGGGAAATATTAGCGAAGCTTCCACGATCATCGAGCCTTCTTCCTCCTGAACGGAACGCAGCCAGCGGCGTAGCTTGTTGTTCAAGCCAGCTCCTCCTTTTCAAAACGGCTTCTATTTAAAAATCTTATCTGTTTCTTTTGTGGCCCTTGAGATCAAATTTTCCAGGAACGTACTGATCTGCTCTCTGAATACAAGCGCCAACACAACAATCACCGCGATAATAATGACAATCTCCACCATGCCGAGCCCATCTTCCTCTTTCCATAGCCGTTTGAAAAATAGCAAGCTTTTGTCCATATCCGCTTCCTTCTTTCTGATTCATTTTCGTTGCTTCATCTCATTACTTCATCATGAGCAGAGCGGGAGCGCCCACGACGGCCAAGATGACCAGGAACATCAGCATCATCGGGAAGACGAGCTTCGTCGACGCCTCCTCCCCCCTCCGGCGGGCCACCGCCTTGCGCTTCTCCCATAGCTGCCGGCCGACATCCTGCATCGCCAGCACGAATGTATCTCCGCCCCGGCGCTGATTGATCAGCACCGTCGTGACGAACATCGATACCTCCTGCAGGGAGCATCGCTTCGCGAACTGCTCCATTGCCTGCGCGAACGAGTACCCGTTATGCACATCCTTCTGCATCCTGGCAAGCTCGGCGTAGAGCGGATGGCTCCATTCCTCCCACTTGCGCTCGATGCAGATGGACAGCGCCTTCTGCACTGTCTCGCCCGCCTGCACGAGCAAGGTCAGCTTGCTGATCAGCTCCGGCAGCTCCAGCTGCAGATCCTGCTTCTTCCGCTCAGCCCGGTTCAGCGTATCCTTCACCTTCGCCAGCGGCAGAATGACGGCAACCAGCAGGCCGCCAACCAGATTCGTCACGCTGCCGTCCGTCAGCGCCGGCAGCAGCAATGACCCGCAGATGCCCGCGTACAGGTACAACGCCAGCTCAGCCAGCAGTACCCGGTACATCGTATGGCTGTGGGCCGGGCCATGAATTTGCATTAACGCTTGGCGAACCGGGGAGAGAGCCGGATTCGTATCGAGAGCAGGCTGAACCTTCTCCAGCCAGCGAAGCGGCGCCGCCAGCCAGCGGACCGTCTTCGTCCGGGGGGTCAAGCCCGCCAGCAGCGTCCCGTAGCGCCGCTGATTGCTATGATTCAGCAGCAGGAACACGAGCAGGAGAACGGCGGAGCCGGAAGCCCATATCCATGACGGCATCATCGGTTCCTCATCACCTCATTTCCAAGAAAAATGATGCAACTGGCGTCAAGGCTACACACGGATATCCATCAGCTTGTGAATCAACCACGCGCCAAGCAGCAGAAGCAGCAGCGCCACCGTGGCGATAACGCGGCCGACACCTTCATACAGCGCTGCCATGAAATCCGGGGAAGCCAGATTAAGAAAGGCCAAAAACAGGAACGGAGCCGCCATCATCACTTTCATCTCCAGCCGCTTCTGGGCGACAAGAACGTCAATCTCCTGCTTAATATCCATCTTCTCGCCAATAACGGAAGACGTTCTGCGCACGACCTCGATTAAATCGCCTCCCGTCCGTTTGCAAGTGACCAGCACGTCGGCGAAATTCGAGATATCCTCCTGCGCCGCCCGGCGGCTCAAATCCATGACCGCCTGCTCGATCGGCTCCCCATTCTCCATCCGCATCGCAATAATTCGCAGCTCCCGCTCCATCTCCACCTCGGTTCCCGGGTAGAGCAGCTTCAGATCGGCTATCGCTTCGCGGAACGCATTCTCCATCGAGCGCCCGGCTGAGAGCGATGAGAATAAGGAATAGAGGGCTTGCTTGAACTGCTGCGCGAGCCGGGCCCGCTTGCGCGCGAGCAGCGTGTGCCGGCGAATGCGGGTATAGCGCAGTCCAGCGGCAGCAAGCAGGAGCATCCCCAGCCAGTGATGATAGAACAAGTACCCGACAGAAGCCATGACAGCGGCTCCGGAACTCAGGGCCGCCACCTTCTCCCTGCGGCTCAAAATATACTCGCTATATTGCGGCAGCCGCTGCTCAGCCGTCTCCGGCTGCTTCCCCATCGGTATGCACCTCCTTGTCCTCCGGCAGCCGCAATCCTGCCATCGCCAGTTTGTGCCTGTCCCGAAGCATATGCTGTACGGTCAGCCGGCCGGCCACTTGGCCTTCATCTGTTCCGGACTCCTCGAACCGGAACAGCGGCGCAAGCAGCACCTCCCCGTCCTGCAAGCCGATCACCTCCGTAATCTCCATCACCTTGCGCGATCCGTCGCGAAGACGGGCCAAATGCACGATAATATCGATGGCTGAGGCTATCTGCCGCCGAACGACCTCGACAGGAAGATTCGCGCCGCTCAGCACCATCGTCTCCAGGCGGCTGATCATATCGGCGGGCCCGTTGCTGTGGCCGGTGGACAAGGAGCCGTCATGTCCTGTGTTCATCGCCTGGAGCATATCCAGCGCCTCCGCCCCCCGGACTTCCCCGACTACGATGCGGTCGGGCCGCATCCGCAGCGAGGCCCGAATCAGATCCCGAATCGTGACGGCGCCCTTTCCCTCCGTATTGGCATTGCGGGTCTCCAGTGACACCAGATTCGGAACGGTGCGAATCTGAAGCTCGGCCGCATCCTCGATCGTAATGACCCGTTCCTGGGAAGGAATGTATTGCGACAATGCATTGAGAAATGTCGTCTTGCCCGAACCGGTCCCCCCGCTGATGAAAATATTGAACTTGGCGGCGACCAGCGTCTGCAGGAGCAAAGCGGCCTGCTCGCTCAGCGCGCCCCAACGGATCAGATCGCCCATCTTCATCGGCTCGGCCGGGAATTTGCGAATCGTAACCGTCGGCCCCTTCAGGGCGATCGGCGGCAGGACCACATGGACCCGCGAGCCGTCCGGCAGCCGGGCATCCACGATCGGGGATGATTCGTTGACGACCCGGTTCACTTGGGACACGACAGCCTGGATGACATCCTCCAGCTTCCCCTCGTTCTCAAAGCCGATCTCCAGCCGTTCGACCCGCCCCTTCCGCTCAATGAAGCACTCTTCATGGCTGTTGATCATAATCTCCGTAATGTCCGGATCGTCTACCAGCGGCTGGAGGGCGTCCAGGCCGCGGAACGAGTAATAGACCCGCTTGACGATCTGGTCCAAGGCTTCCGACGTGAACTGCCCAGCTAGGGGGCTGGAGAACAATGTCTGCTCGATCCGTCCCATGAGCGCTACGTCCGGAATGGGATCCCCCCATTCCAAGCTGTCCCGAACGCGCTGCCGGGTCCAGACATACGCTTCATCCATCGCTTCCTGAACGGAAGGAACAAGCGCGGTATCCTTCATGTGACCTCACTTCCGGACACCAGCCTGTGCAGAAGCTGCCGATCGGCCCACTCCGCCACGGCAGATTGATAGACGGCGGACTGCAGCCACTGATCGATGCGGTGCATCTGTTTCCAACTCGGAATATACGGCAAGTACCCGCTAATCGGCGCATCGCGGTACATCCACCGGTTCGCCATCATGCCCATATAGCGGTTCACGAGCAGCGCAAGTCTGCGAATCCGAGTGCGGACCGCCGCATCGCCAGAGCGTTCCCATTGCCGGAACAGAAGCTCCGTCTTATGCAAATGCGGCAAATCATCCTGCAGCAGCCAGACGATTCGATCCGCCTCTTCCCACAAGGCATCGAATGCGGGTTGGCTGAACCCTCCCTCCGCAATGATGAGGTCGTGCCGGCCGCTCCGGAGAAGAAGCCGGAGCAGCTTCCGCATCAGCGGCCCATCGATGCCCTCCCATTCCTTCATCCAATCGGCCGGGGCGAAGATATCCGCGCCTTCGAGATCCGGAACGCCCAGAAGATACGATTCCAGCGGCAGCGGGTCTCCCGCTTGATCCTTGCGCAGGTAGTACAGAAGCTGCGCCAACGGAGCGATCGCCCCCGGCTCTGGACGAGCATGCAGAAGCGCATACTCCTGGACCGGGTCAACATTCAGCAGCAGGACGCGCTTCCCCTTGGCTGCGGCATAGCGGGCGAGGTGAAGGGCTGCCGTCGTCTTGCCTGCGCCGCCTCCCAGCGAGCTGATGCCGAGCAGCATACAGGAGTGACCCTCCGTTCGGAAGACAGCGCCTTCGTATTCCGCCCTGCAGCGCTCGATCAAGGATTGGAACAGCTGCGGCAGCGGCTGATACGGATTCTCTATCGCGTGGGCAAACGGAAATGCATCAAGCCGCTCCTCCGCTGACAAGACCGTAATCAGAATTCCATCCATCTCCTCTTCGCTCATCTCCTGCAGCACTCCCGGGTCGGCGACGACCATATGGATGCCCGGCTTCAATCCCAGGTAACGGCGCAGCGTGTCCGCCTGAGTGAACACACGGAGGTGAAGCTGTTCCGCATAATCGGACTGCTTCCAATATTCCGTCCATGCATCCAGCATTCGCTTCTGCGGATGGGCGACAACAATATCCCAAGCCTTCATCTTCTTCCCCTCTCCTTCCGGGTACGGATCCGCAAAACGCAAAAAAGCACCGTCATCAAGCAGGACATGCGCTGCATGTCCCATCTGCTTGATGACGGTGCTTCCGTACCAACATTCGTGTGAAGTTATTCCTAACATACCATAATCTTGATGCTGTTGCAACTGGCTATTCCCTGATTTCGGAATAAAAATGAACCCCAGGCGGAGGCCGCTTCATCCACATATAGAGCATGCCCGCTTCCTTGCTCCAAGGATGCGGGCATGGCTGCTGGTGCGAACGGCACCGGCCTGTAATTTAGTATTTGAACTGGGAGAGCGTATCCTTCAGGTTGGTGGATACTTCCTCCAACTGCTGGGACAGCTCGACCAAGCGGTTGGAGATGTTCAACTGCTCGGTGCTGAGCGACGCTACCTCCTCCGAAGTAGCCGAAGCCTCTTCGGCAACGGCGCTTACGTTGCTCATCGCTTCGACGAGAATCGATTGCGCCTCGTTCAGGCGGTCGATCGAACCGGTCACATTGCCAAGATGCTCGATCATGCCGCCCATCTGCTGCTGAACCGTGCCAAAAATGGCATCCGTCTCTTGC contains the following coding sequences:
- a CDS encoding type II secretion system F family protein, whose protein sequence is MGKQPETAEQRLPQYSEYILSRREKVAALSSGAAVMASVGYLFYHHWLGMLLLAAAGLRYTRIRRHTLLARKRARLAQQFKQALYSLFSSLSAGRSMENAFREAIADLKLLYPGTEVEMERELRIIAMRMENGEPIEQAVMDLSRRAAQEDISNFADVLVTCKRTGGDLIEVVRRTSSVIGEKMDIKQEIDVLVAQKRLEMKVMMAAPFLFLAFLNLASPDFMAALYEGVGRVIATVALLLLLLGAWLIHKLMDIRV
- a CDS encoding A24 family peptidase — encoded protein: MNAMNGAIWTCGVLLLAAFAADVRTHKIPNRLTMLAAAAGFMIHGVANGWQGLAFSALGAGCGFGIMLVLYIMKGVGAGDVKLFAAIGALTGMYLTWQVFIFSILYGGLIAACILICGRSGRIRGWWSALMSGWLQRSFAPVQAEAGRQATFPFMWAVLPGAVTAYLAVISPA
- a CDS encoding DUF6382 domain-containing protein, which produces MSLIYGYRVQFIQEERMGLLLTRDNPVPSEALDPHQAKMLAYNRVPHFLRLDIREVDLELSFIYDISGKRMLKQALRSMRMTSNQYFEWMLQLVRILENCRAYMLHPDHVLLHEECVFVDEQAADGGLHVAYLPLLEPLQPRAGMDGLRRLGILLSTHVAQWTGDGFQRLVQCLSQEDHSLADVRKLLNSLIAGTSGMGEERPVSQRLPEGMVSLSLPDASLDCSKKPEGDNEQSGPLHGLAASGSFLAAAGVPVPGGAETIRGEDENTVPETRGTPSGKSYYAAGGAAIVTAALAWRYIYMDNPGLNTLLISVGISIGAVALGAAWISGMLPRIPGMLARRESDAPSSAEGTKAPSPRQAHSGDELLRPEWMKLELQAGGEPAAADAVHPAGADAVRLAGGHAVRRAAPDAVRPSVERDSHSREYSGFLQGLGNEFSTPVGSRMDSFYADLPMHTTVLDSSSSEATVVLGQRPHTDLREGGWCTPYLQRFCGFGGLGGSAGAGGIGIPKEAAAAVERIPLAFPFVIGRSEQGVQWREAGAGVSKHHCELVQADDGAVAIRDLGSRNGTELEGEPIIPYQLYPLQSGDRFSVAGTVFQFHC
- a CDS encoding TadE/TadG family type IV pilus assembly protein, with the protein product MNRNRLNRWAKRIFKAKDGSVSILLVFIVAAMFFFTSVFIDYARIAAAEWRIEALARAGIRSVMSAYEPELQERYQLFAYGATDPAHILDYVMQDQHQLRSTGVFPWVPLLLDSHSTSVTRPLADYDEIERQILEDMKYKAPVQFVFELSGKLKPMAGALKEAAQTTELLAKLQKLVDRRDKELLAVLKLQTKSRDELDRSGIDKGIAVHRHDRMEDRPLGSIRSAADIAAQYADYAEKKREDDRRGEDEDPQHRDDTDRYEADSREHASRLKRAVSLHNGNHDSWLREAESHLKEARHFNEEMKRVIEEVRSSPDYAGYDKVGQSDIPDGGTMENGQQVEDAINEINASAEQLVMPDFFFKEWSREIDRQQALMSKIDNAASVFQHLAGSISAYSTSASTLKNKARDLLEAYQTYDSEFIHTAGSYIERREEAMTNHQGKDKERKRVEKEADKELEKAKNLLSSLSELKSKLQEHQAAFDDVRSKMEAIDAHNQSSTEAPAERSAGDHAVEESKQSMDSVTTLYDQAADGLLSLRDRLYRNEYAYMYFTSYDPRQLKSLLDSGNPGEEVVKSLGIVNQELEYILYGFHNPVGNIAAAYGEIFTMRLAIRTMEGFVEFGKLGHPLLILASAILYGIQQAVQDMLLLVTKNEIPISRYLPAVKLNYADHLRLFMLAHGSREGMLKRMLALIHYNTGIDPALRGTYGETEVRLSTPLWFLPGLMKLLGHAGLWDGEIENGRYYAVKCSVFSY
- a CDS encoding type II secretion system F family protein, with amino-acid sequence MMPSWIWASGSAVLLLVFLLLNHSNQRRYGTLLAGLTPRTKTVRWLAAPLRWLEKVQPALDTNPALSPVRQALMQIHGPAHSHTMYRVLLAELALYLYAGICGSLLLPALTDGSVTNLVGGLLVAVILPLAKVKDTLNRAERKKQDLQLELPELISKLTLLVQAGETVQKALSICIERKWEEWSHPLYAELARMQKDVHNGYSFAQAMEQFAKRCSLQEVSMFVTTVLINQRRGGDTFVLAMQDVGRQLWEKRKAVARRRGEEASTKLVFPMMLMFLVILAVVGAPALLMMK
- a CDS encoding ABC transporter ATP-binding protein; this translates as MSEALIEVQQLKKYYPLRAGLFNRTVNHVKAVDGISFSIYRGETFGLVGESGSGKSTAGRAILRLTDKTAGDVRYQGTDIHQLSRTDMRRLRPELQFIFQDPYSSLNPRMHIGDAIGEALLQHGLAGKEEIRDRVEDILSVCGMAAYHYDRYPHEFSGGQRQRIGIARAIILQPRFIVADEPVSALDVSIQAQIINLFRQLQEERGLTYLFISHDLSVVEHLCSRIGVMYLGSLVELAPRDELFRQPLHPYTQALLSAIPIPDPKRKRSRIVLRGDIPSPVNPPSGCKFHTRCPAAKDICRQEAPLFREVGSQHYAACHLI
- a CDS encoding TadE family protein encodes the protein MNNKLRRWLRSVQEEEGSMIVEASLIFPVIFYCTLAILFFGMLIYQTVLSSHAAALAAERAAAFWDNSHKEAVTGAYDTGQHDGMYWRLLDDRLLDKVFGGGFGGENHTVKLPAASAGSSLPERKLMRAARLVPDAFHGKMSYENGLLDRRITAFLDKPLYQAMFRNIAGREISNEGQAASAIVEPPEFIRAVEFARYMATKLKEWKGQGVPTEEAEGILKKAAGQTAGPS
- a CDS encoding Flp1 family type IVb pilin, producing the protein MDKSLLFFKRLWKEEDGLGMVEIVIIIAVIVVLALVFREQISTFLENLISRATKETDKIFK